The following proteins come from a genomic window of Dermacentor albipictus isolate Rhodes 1998 colony chromosome 8, USDA_Dalb.pri_finalv2, whole genome shotgun sequence:
- the LOC139048889 gene encoding probable ATP-dependent RNA helicase DDX17 isoform X3: protein MNGRGGRGSRDFGSSWGGGGDRRGGSGSYRNSQPGGNLRKPDWDRIQLQPFQKNFYQEHPNTANRSPAEVDAYRQANEITVKGREVFKPILHFEEGNFPDYILKAIHAQNYTTPTCIQAQGWPIALSGKDFVGIAQTGSGKTLGYILPAIVHINHQPYLQRGDGPIALVLAPTRELAQQIQQVASDFGKFSRVRSTCVFGGAPKGPQLRDIERGVEICIATPGRLIDFLEAGKVNLRRCTYLVLDEADRMLDMGFEPQIRKIIEQIRPDCQTLMWSATWPKEVRSLAEDFLKDYMQINIGALQLCANHRILQIIDVCQETEKEDKLMKLHQEILNEKENKTIVFAETKRKVDDLTRKMRRYGWPAICIHGDKTQQERDWVLNEFRSGRAPILVATDVAARGLDVDDVRFVINYDYPNCSEDYIHRIGRTARSNKTGTAYTFFTPNNSRQAKELISVLQEANQVVNPKLYEIANNPRSGGGWGGRGSRWRTGGGGSSWR, encoded by the exons ATGAACGGACGTGGCGGCAGAGG CAGCAGGGACTTTGGCAGCAGCTGGGGAGGCGGCGGTGACAGGCGTGGCGGCTCAGGCAGCTACCGCAACAGCCAGCCCGGCGGCAACCTGCGCAAGCCTGACTGGGACCGCATCCAGCTGCAGCCGTTCCAGAAGAACTTCTACCAGGAGCACCCGAACACAGCGAACCGGTCGCCCGCGGAAGTGGACGCATATCGGCAGGCCAACGAGATCACAGTGAAGGGCCGGGAGGTGTTCAAGCCCATCTTGCACTTCGAGGAGGGCAACTTCCCCGATTACATCCTCAAGGCCATCCACGCACAAAACTACACCACGCCGACCTGCATCCAAGCCCAGGGGTGGCCCATCGCTCTCAGCGGCAAAGACTTTGTGGGCATCGCCCAGACAGGTTCGGGCAAGACGCTTGGCTACATCCTTCCTGCCATCGTGCACATCAACCACCAGCCATACCTGCAGCGCGGGGACGGCCCCATT GCTTTGGTTCTTGCACCAACACGTGAGCTCGCCCAGCAGATCCAGCAGGTTGCCTCGGACTTCGGAAAGTTCTCTCGAGTGCGCAGCACCTGCGTCTTCGGTGGTGCACCGAAGGGTCCCCAGCTTAGGGATATTGAAAGAG GTGTCGAGATCTGCATCGCCACGCCTGGCCGCCTTATCGACTTCCTGGAGGCGGGCAAGGTGAATCTCCGGCGTTGCACCTACCTCGTTCTGGACGAGGCCGACCGCATGCTGGACATGGGCTTCGAGCCTCAGATCCGCAAGATCATCGAGCAGATCCGTCCCGACTGCCAGACCCTCATGTGGAGTGCCACCTGGCCCAAGGAGGTTCGCTCCTTGGCCGAGGACTTCCTGAAGGATTACATGCAGATCAACATCGGTGCGCTGCAGCTGTGCGCCAACCACCGCATCCTGCAGATCATCGACGTCTGCCAGGAGACCGAGAAAGAAGACAA GCTCATGAAACTCCACCAGGAAATTCTGAATGAGAAAGAGAACAAG ACCATTGTGTTTGCGGAAACAAAGCGGAAAGTTGACGACCTGACCAGGAAGATGCGCCGCTACGG CTGGCCCGCCATCTGCATTCACGGCGACAAGACTCAGCAGGAGCGTGACTGGGTGCTCAATG AGTTCCGGTCTGGAAGGGCTCCCATCCTGGTTGCAACTGACGTGGCTGCACGGGGTCTCG ATGTCGACGACGTGCGGTTTGTGATCAACTACGACTACCCCAACTGCTCGGAGGACTACATCCACCGGATTGGCCGGACGGCGCGTTCCAACAAGACGGGCACCGCCTACACCTTCTTCACGCCCAACAACAGCCGGCAGGCGAAGGAGCTCATCTCGGTCCTGCAGGAGGCCAACCAGGTCGTGAACCCCAAGCTCTACGAGATCGCCAACAACCCCCGCTCCGGAGGAGGATGGGGCGGCCGTGGAA GCCGCTGGCGTACAGGTGGTGGCGGCAGCTCGTGGAGGTAA
- the LOC139048889 gene encoding probable ATP-dependent RNA helicase DDX17 isoform X1 produces the protein MNGRGGRGSRDFGSSWGGGGDRRGGSGSYRNSQPGGNLRKPDWDRIQLQPFQKNFYQEHPNTANRSPAEVDAYRQANEITVKGREVFKPILHFEEGNFPDYILKAIHAQNYTTPTCIQAQGWPIALSGKDFVGIAQTGSGKTLGYILPAIVHINHQPYLQRGDGPIALVLAPTRELAQQIQQVASDFGKFSRVRSTCVFGGAPKGPQLRDIERGVEICIATPGRLIDFLEAGKVNLRRCTYLVLDEADRMLDMGFEPQIRKIIEQIRPDCQTLMWSATWPKEVRSLAEDFLKDYMQINIGALQLCANHRILQIIDVCQETEKEDKLMKLHQEILNEKENKTIVFAETKRKVDDLTRKMRRYGWPAICIHGDKTQQERDWVLNEFRSGRAPILVATDVAARGLDVDDVRFVINYDYPNCSEDYIHRIGRTARSNKTGTAYTFFTPNNSRQAKELISVLQEANQVVNPKLYEIANNPRSGGGWGGRGSRWRSGGGGSSWRNSGGGSSNTHTHFASGANSVSLGSRDNQMNGYGQQQNSYYSV, from the exons ATGAACGGACGTGGCGGCAGAGG CAGCAGGGACTTTGGCAGCAGCTGGGGAGGCGGCGGTGACAGGCGTGGCGGCTCAGGCAGCTACCGCAACAGCCAGCCCGGCGGCAACCTGCGCAAGCCTGACTGGGACCGCATCCAGCTGCAGCCGTTCCAGAAGAACTTCTACCAGGAGCACCCGAACACAGCGAACCGGTCGCCCGCGGAAGTGGACGCATATCGGCAGGCCAACGAGATCACAGTGAAGGGCCGGGAGGTGTTCAAGCCCATCTTGCACTTCGAGGAGGGCAACTTCCCCGATTACATCCTCAAGGCCATCCACGCACAAAACTACACCACGCCGACCTGCATCCAAGCCCAGGGGTGGCCCATCGCTCTCAGCGGCAAAGACTTTGTGGGCATCGCCCAGACAGGTTCGGGCAAGACGCTTGGCTACATCCTTCCTGCCATCGTGCACATCAACCACCAGCCATACCTGCAGCGCGGGGACGGCCCCATT GCTTTGGTTCTTGCACCAACACGTGAGCTCGCCCAGCAGATCCAGCAGGTTGCCTCGGACTTCGGAAAGTTCTCTCGAGTGCGCAGCACCTGCGTCTTCGGTGGTGCACCGAAGGGTCCCCAGCTTAGGGATATTGAAAGAG GTGTCGAGATCTGCATCGCCACGCCTGGCCGCCTTATCGACTTCCTGGAGGCGGGCAAGGTGAATCTCCGGCGTTGCACCTACCTCGTTCTGGACGAGGCCGACCGCATGCTGGACATGGGCTTCGAGCCTCAGATCCGCAAGATCATCGAGCAGATCCGTCCCGACTGCCAGACCCTCATGTGGAGTGCCACCTGGCCCAAGGAGGTTCGCTCCTTGGCCGAGGACTTCCTGAAGGATTACATGCAGATCAACATCGGTGCGCTGCAGCTGTGCGCCAACCACCGCATCCTGCAGATCATCGACGTCTGCCAGGAGACCGAGAAAGAAGACAA GCTCATGAAACTCCACCAGGAAATTCTGAATGAGAAAGAGAACAAG ACCATTGTGTTTGCGGAAACAAAGCGGAAAGTTGACGACCTGACCAGGAAGATGCGCCGCTACGG CTGGCCCGCCATCTGCATTCACGGCGACAAGACTCAGCAGGAGCGTGACTGGGTGCTCAATG AGTTCCGGTCTGGAAGGGCTCCCATCCTGGTTGCAACTGACGTGGCTGCACGGGGTCTCG ATGTCGACGACGTGCGGTTTGTGATCAACTACGACTACCCCAACTGCTCGGAGGACTACATCCACCGGATTGGCCGGACGGCGCGTTCCAACAAGACGGGCACCGCCTACACCTTCTTCACGCCCAACAACAGCCGGCAGGCGAAGGAGCTCATCTCGGTCCTGCAGGAGGCCAACCAGGTCGTGAACCCCAAGCTCTACGAGATCGCCAACAACCCCCGCTCCGGAGGAGGATGGGGCGGCCGTGGAA GCCGCTGGCGTTCAGGTGGCGGCGGCAGCTCGTGGAGAAACTCTGGCGGCGGCTccagcaacacacacacacattttgcCAGCGGCGCCAACAGCGTTTCTCTGGGCTCTCGAGACAACCAGATGAATGGCTACGGCCAACAACAGAACAGCTACTACTCTGTCTAG
- the LOC139048889 gene encoding probable ATP-dependent RNA helicase DDX17 isoform X2 — protein sequence MNGRGGRGRDFGSSWGGGGDRRGGSGSYRNSQPGGNLRKPDWDRIQLQPFQKNFYQEHPNTANRSPAEVDAYRQANEITVKGREVFKPILHFEEGNFPDYILKAIHAQNYTTPTCIQAQGWPIALSGKDFVGIAQTGSGKTLGYILPAIVHINHQPYLQRGDGPIALVLAPTRELAQQIQQVASDFGKFSRVRSTCVFGGAPKGPQLRDIERGVEICIATPGRLIDFLEAGKVNLRRCTYLVLDEADRMLDMGFEPQIRKIIEQIRPDCQTLMWSATWPKEVRSLAEDFLKDYMQINIGALQLCANHRILQIIDVCQETEKEDKLMKLHQEILNEKENKTIVFAETKRKVDDLTRKMRRYGWPAICIHGDKTQQERDWVLNEFRSGRAPILVATDVAARGLDVDDVRFVINYDYPNCSEDYIHRIGRTARSNKTGTAYTFFTPNNSRQAKELISVLQEANQVVNPKLYEIANNPRSGGGWGGRGSRWRSGGGGSSWRNSGGGSSNTHTHFASGANSVSLGSRDNQMNGYGQQQNSYYSV from the exons ATGAACGGACGTGGCGGCAGAGG CAGGGACTTTGGCAGCAGCTGGGGAGGCGGCGGTGACAGGCGTGGCGGCTCAGGCAGCTACCGCAACAGCCAGCCCGGCGGCAACCTGCGCAAGCCTGACTGGGACCGCATCCAGCTGCAGCCGTTCCAGAAGAACTTCTACCAGGAGCACCCGAACACAGCGAACCGGTCGCCCGCGGAAGTGGACGCATATCGGCAGGCCAACGAGATCACAGTGAAGGGCCGGGAGGTGTTCAAGCCCATCTTGCACTTCGAGGAGGGCAACTTCCCCGATTACATCCTCAAGGCCATCCACGCACAAAACTACACCACGCCGACCTGCATCCAAGCCCAGGGGTGGCCCATCGCTCTCAGCGGCAAAGACTTTGTGGGCATCGCCCAGACAGGTTCGGGCAAGACGCTTGGCTACATCCTTCCTGCCATCGTGCACATCAACCACCAGCCATACCTGCAGCGCGGGGACGGCCCCATT GCTTTGGTTCTTGCACCAACACGTGAGCTCGCCCAGCAGATCCAGCAGGTTGCCTCGGACTTCGGAAAGTTCTCTCGAGTGCGCAGCACCTGCGTCTTCGGTGGTGCACCGAAGGGTCCCCAGCTTAGGGATATTGAAAGAG GTGTCGAGATCTGCATCGCCACGCCTGGCCGCCTTATCGACTTCCTGGAGGCGGGCAAGGTGAATCTCCGGCGTTGCACCTACCTCGTTCTGGACGAGGCCGACCGCATGCTGGACATGGGCTTCGAGCCTCAGATCCGCAAGATCATCGAGCAGATCCGTCCCGACTGCCAGACCCTCATGTGGAGTGCCACCTGGCCCAAGGAGGTTCGCTCCTTGGCCGAGGACTTCCTGAAGGATTACATGCAGATCAACATCGGTGCGCTGCAGCTGTGCGCCAACCACCGCATCCTGCAGATCATCGACGTCTGCCAGGAGACCGAGAAAGAAGACAA GCTCATGAAACTCCACCAGGAAATTCTGAATGAGAAAGAGAACAAG ACCATTGTGTTTGCGGAAACAAAGCGGAAAGTTGACGACCTGACCAGGAAGATGCGCCGCTACGG CTGGCCCGCCATCTGCATTCACGGCGACAAGACTCAGCAGGAGCGTGACTGGGTGCTCAATG AGTTCCGGTCTGGAAGGGCTCCCATCCTGGTTGCAACTGACGTGGCTGCACGGGGTCTCG ATGTCGACGACGTGCGGTTTGTGATCAACTACGACTACCCCAACTGCTCGGAGGACTACATCCACCGGATTGGCCGGACGGCGCGTTCCAACAAGACGGGCACCGCCTACACCTTCTTCACGCCCAACAACAGCCGGCAGGCGAAGGAGCTCATCTCGGTCCTGCAGGAGGCCAACCAGGTCGTGAACCCCAAGCTCTACGAGATCGCCAACAACCCCCGCTCCGGAGGAGGATGGGGCGGCCGTGGAA GCCGCTGGCGTTCAGGTGGCGGCGGCAGCTCGTGGAGAAACTCTGGCGGCGGCTccagcaacacacacacacattttgcCAGCGGCGCCAACAGCGTTTCTCTGGGCTCTCGAGACAACCAGATGAATGGCTACGGCCAACAACAGAACAGCTACTACTCTGTCTAG